From a region of the Mauremys mutica isolate MM-2020 ecotype Southern chromosome 12, ASM2049712v1, whole genome shotgun sequence genome:
- the LOC123346087 gene encoding uncharacterized protein LOC123346087 isoform X1, whose amino-acid sequence MGGSAYSCLLDSGAAISTVIAKPKEENLTDKSIPVMGIGGKPFECSVLQEAAVEISGVSASHAFLLAPDSPANLLGRDLLCKLRAQIFFSADKIILRLPQNQLPQLCAALTQATEDPILPASPMNLPERLRREVHASLWGTSKTNLGTLRTEPVQIILKPDIDIPRIRQYPILQQALLGLRKLINTFLRLGVLIRTSSPFNTPILPVRKPDLDPEGKPVYRFVQDLRAVNKVVQARHNVIPNPHTILTAIPAGTACYSVTDLCNAFFSIPLDQDCWDIFAFTWTDSETGRAE is encoded by the coding sequence ATGGGAGGATCCGCTTATTCTTGTCTTTTGGATTCGGGGGCTGCCATTTCCACTGTTATTGCCAAGCCAAAGGAAGAAAACCTCACAGATAAAAGCATTCCGGTAATGGGTATAGGCGGAAAGCCATTTGAGTGTTCTGTATTGCAGGAGGCTGCTGTAGAAATCTCTGGTGTTTCAGCCTCCCATGCATTTTTGTTAGCTCCTGACAGCCCAGCTAATCTTCTAGgcagagacttgctgtgtaaaTTACGTGCTCAGATTTTCTTTTCAGCTGATAAAATCATTCTTCGGTTGCCTCAAAATCAACTCCCCCAGCTATGTGCCGCATTAACCCAGGCTACCGAGGACCCGATCCTGCCTGCGAGCCCGATGAACCTGCCTGAACGACTCAGACGAGAGGTACAcgcctccctctggggcacttccAAAACAAACCTTGGCACTCTCCGGACAGAGCCTGTGCAAATAATCCTGAAGCCAGATATTGACATTCCTCGAATCAGACAATATCCCATCCTCCAACAAGCTCTGCTGGGCCTCCGGAAACTTATCAACACATTCCTACGGTTGGGAGTGCTTATTCGTACTTCATCCCCTTTCAACACCCCCATTCTGcctgttagaaaacctgacctggatCCAGAAGGAAAACCGGTATACAGATTTGTGCAGGACTTGCGTGCAGTGAATAAAGTTGTTCAGGCTAGACACAATGTGATACCTAATCCTCACACAATTCTGACTGCCATTCcagcaggtactgcttgttatTCAGTAACAGATCTGTGTAATGCCTTTTTTAGTATTCCTCTAGATCAAGACTGCTGGGATATCTTTGCATTTACATGGACGGACTCAGAGACCGGGAGAGCAGAATAA